One genomic window of Candidatus Glassbacteria bacterium includes the following:
- a CDS encoding DUF2961 domain-containing protein encodes MSKNVVTFLCAAVAVLVCGAEIRAQDFDPLQMSLGNLYMLSHAKTRSISPENFSGEKGKGGMAKVGEGSASRAARDLGQGWKVNPYVRVAPGETFTLGEIQGSGAIQHIWITLAGVYRYTILRMYWDGEKEPSVESPLGDFFCAGWRGPWNHFAQVSSLPIQVNPGSGMNSYWVMPFRKGAKLTIENLNTDTMTVYYQIDYTLTDVPEDAAYFHAQYRRTNPLPYKDVYTIVDGIKGWGHYVGTYMAWQVNNNGWWGEGEIKFYLDGDSKFPTINSTGTEDYFLGSYNFGNSRDGDYQEFTNIFAGMPQVIRPSSPDNSNQRFGLYRWHVMDPIRFEKDLKVTIQALGWRSGGRYLPLQDDIASVAYWYQREPHAGFPKLPDKDYLEVR; translated from the coding sequence ATGAGTAAAAATGTCGTAACGTTCTTGTGCGCGGCGGTGGCCGTACTGGTTTGCGGAGCTGAAATCCGGGCCCAGGATTTCGACCCGCTGCAGATGAGCCTGGGCAACCTGTACATGCTCTCCCATGCCAAGACCCGTTCAATCAGCCCGGAGAATTTCAGCGGTGAGAAAGGTAAAGGCGGGATGGCCAAGGTGGGCGAGGGCTCGGCCAGCCGCGCCGCCCGCGATCTGGGCCAGGGCTGGAAGGTTAACCCATATGTGCGCGTGGCTCCCGGCGAGACATTCACCCTGGGCGAGATCCAGGGGTCCGGCGCGATCCAGCATATCTGGATCACCCTGGCCGGAGTTTACCGCTACACGATCCTGCGCATGTACTGGGACGGCGAGAAAGAGCCGTCGGTGGAAAGCCCGCTGGGAGACTTTTTCTGCGCCGGCTGGCGCGGGCCGTGGAACCATTTCGCCCAGGTATCGTCGCTGCCGATTCAGGTCAATCCGGGCAGCGGGATGAACTCCTACTGGGTGATGCCGTTTCGGAAAGGCGCCAAGCTGACTATCGAAAATCTCAATACGGACACCATGACGGTCTACTACCAGATCGACTATACGCTCACCGACGTTCCCGAGGACGCGGCCTATTTCCACGCCCAGTACCGCCGCACCAACCCGCTGCCCTACAAGGATGTTTATACCATAGTCGACGGGATCAAGGGCTGGGGGCACTATGTGGGCACCTACATGGCCTGGCAAGTGAACAACAACGGCTGGTGGGGCGAGGGCGAGATCAAGTTCTACCTGGACGGCGACAGCAAATTCCCGACAATCAACAGCACCGGCACCGAGGACTATTTCCTCGGCTCCTATAATTTCGGCAATTCCAGGGACGGGGACTACCAGGAGTTCACCAATATTTTCGCCGGCATGCCCCAGGTGATCCGTCCCTCGAGTCCGGATAACTCCAACCAGCGTTTCGGGCTGTACCGCTGGCACGTGATGGACCCGATCCGCTTTGAAAAAGACCTCAAAGTGACCATCCAGGCCCTGGGCTGGCGCAGCGGAGGCCGTTACCTGCCGCTGCAGGACGATATCGCCTCGGTGGCCTACTGGTACCAGCGCGAGCCGCACGCCGGATTTCCGAAGCTGCCGGACAAGGATTATCTGGAAGTACGCTGA
- a CDS encoding DoxX family membrane protein, translated as MVQQEKGDAKYSTLQTVGLMLLRMAVGWHFLYEGLVKLLDPGWSSAGYLAGSQWILGGLFDWILAHPAALAAVDLLNIWGLLLIGLGLFLGMFTRAAAISGITLLSLYWIANPPLVGLDYELFTEGNYLVVDKNLVEMLALLVMAAFPTGSFFGLDRLLDSMRKKIAENRAVPPGPVAQTVEEQPSGSLLERRELIKSLISLPVLGGFAFAFMKKRGWESWEEKHLLAAGGETEAITSATARTFHFSGLKDLKGTLPRARIGNLELSRLILGGNLIGGWAHARDLIYASKLVKAYHHDRKVFETFSLAEQCGVNTILTNPALCRVISEYWRKTGGKIQFISDCAWNGDVLEGIRVSVDGGAHACYVQGGITDRLVPEGKLDVIGEALELIRGYGIPAGIGAHDLNSVIACVEAGLVPDYWVKTLHHTNYWSAIPEEDHDNIWCKKPEATMEYMNNLEQPWIAYKVLAAGAIKPEVGFPYAFNGGADFICVGMYDFQVVDDVNVAIDVLNGDLQRTRPWRSLTIA; from the coding sequence ATGGTACAGCAGGAAAAGGGTGACGCAAAGTATTCGACTCTCCAGACTGTCGGCTTGATGCTGCTGCGGATGGCTGTTGGCTGGCATTTTCTCTACGAGGGTCTGGTCAAGCTGCTGGACCCTGGATGGTCATCGGCCGGATACCTTGCCGGATCGCAGTGGATCCTGGGCGGCCTGTTCGACTGGATCCTGGCCCATCCGGCCGCGCTGGCGGCAGTGGACCTGCTCAATATCTGGGGACTGCTGCTGATCGGCCTGGGACTGTTCCTGGGCATGTTCACCCGCGCCGCGGCGATCAGCGGTATCACTCTGCTGTCGCTCTACTGGATAGCCAATCCGCCGCTGGTGGGCCTGGACTACGAGCTGTTCACCGAGGGCAACTACCTCGTGGTGGACAAGAACCTGGTGGAAATGCTGGCTCTGCTGGTGATGGCCGCCTTTCCGACCGGCTCGTTTTTCGGCCTCGACAGGCTGCTCGATTCGATGCGGAAAAAGATCGCCGAGAACCGCGCGGTGCCGCCGGGACCGGTGGCGCAGACAGTGGAGGAACAGCCGTCCGGCTCATTGCTCGAACGCCGCGAACTGATCAAGTCCCTGATCTCCCTGCCGGTGCTGGGCGGGTTCGCGTTCGCGTTCATGAAAAAGCGGGGCTGGGAAAGCTGGGAGGAAAAGCACCTGCTGGCCGCCGGCGGCGAGACCGAGGCGATTACCAGCGCTACCGCCAGGACCTTTCATTTCTCCGGCCTCAAGGACCTCAAGGGTACGCTGCCCAGGGCCAGGATCGGCAACCTCGAACTCAGCCGGTTGATCCTGGGCGGCAACCTGATCGGCGGCTGGGCGCACGCCCGCGACCTGATCTACGCCAGCAAGCTGGTCAAGGCCTACCACCACGACCGTAAAGTGTTCGAGACTTTCAGCCTGGCCGAACAATGCGGGGTGAACACGATCCTGACCAACCCGGCGCTCTGCCGCGTGATCAGCGAGTACTGGCGCAAGACCGGCGGCAAGATCCAGTTCATCAGCGACTGTGCCTGGAACGGCGACGTGCTCGAGGGGATCAGGGTGTCGGTCGACGGCGGCGCGCACGCCTGCTACGTCCAGGGCGGAATCACCGACCGGCTGGTGCCCGAGGGCAAGCTGGACGTGATCGGCGAGGCGCTGGAGCTGATCCGCGGCTACGGGATCCCGGCGGGTATCGGCGCCCACGACCTCAACTCGGTGATCGCCTGCGTGGAGGCCGGGCTGGTGCCCGATTACTGGGTCAAGACCCTGCACCACACCAATTACTGGTCGGCCATTCCCGAGGAAGACCACGACAATATCTGGTGCAAGAAACCAGAGGCCACGATGGAGTACATGAACAACCTGGAGCAGCCCTGGATCGCGTACAAAGTGCTGGCCGCCGGGGCGATCAAGCCCGAGGTGGGATTCCCCTATGCGTTTAACGGCGGCGCGGACTTTATCTGCGTGGGCATGTACGACTTCCAGGTGGTCGATGACGTCAACGTGGCGATCGACGTGCTGAACGGCGACCTCCAGCGCACCCGCCCCTGGCGCTCGCTGACGATTGCCTGA
- a CDS encoding antibiotic biosynthesis monooxygenase — translation MAQDKVTVVAVIKAKSGREDQVRRELEALIAPTREEEGCINYDMHRGSEDPSLFMFHENWRSKGDLDIHLQQPYLARFMELADDLLAEPVRITLWEEISSR, via the coding sequence ATGGCGCAGGATAAAGTTACCGTGGTAGCGGTGATCAAAGCGAAAAGCGGCAGGGAAGACCAGGTGCGGCGGGAACTCGAAGCGCTGATCGCGCCGACCCGTGAAGAGGAGGGCTGTATCAACTACGACATGCACCGCGGCAGCGAGGACCCGTCGTTATTCATGTTCCACGAAAACTGGCGCAGCAAGGGGGACCTGGATATCCACCTGCAGCAACCCTACCTGGCGCGGTTCATGGAACTGGCCGATGATCTGCTGGCCGAACCTGTCCGGATAACTCTCTGGGAGGAGATCAGCTCCAGGTGA
- a CDS encoding peptidylprolyl isomerase — MRTVMWFDSRLLRGSTAIIALVFVIGCGGSSDGQDGGGGKVVAAGDTVSLTYMGSLADGSVFDSTLTGQSFQFVAGAGDVIAGFDEAVIGMALNESKTFTIPDSMAYGQRSEARFRKLPKSQFPEGMNPEVGIRIQLQNDQGRPFPAVVSAVAGDSVTLDLNHPLAGQDLTFEIVVIGIN; from the coding sequence GTGAGAACAGTAATGTGGTTCGACAGCAGGTTATTGCGTGGCAGCACAGCGATTATCGCGCTTGTATTCGTAATCGGCTGCGGAGGTTCATCCGACGGGCAGGACGGAGGGGGCGGAAAGGTTGTGGCTGCGGGCGATACCGTCAGCCTGACCTACATGGGGTCTCTCGCGGACGGCTCGGTGTTCGACTCCACGCTGACCGGCCAGTCGTTTCAGTTTGTCGCGGGTGCGGGAGATGTGATCGCCGGCTTCGACGAGGCCGTGATAGGCATGGCGCTGAACGAATCCAAAACTTTCACCATCCCCGATTCGATGGCCTACGGGCAGCGCAGCGAGGCGAGGTTCCGCAAACTCCCCAAGTCGCAATTTCCGGAAGGCATGAATCCCGAGGTGGGGATACGCATTCAGCTTCAGAACGACCAGGGGCGCCCGTTTCCCGCAGTGGTAAGCGCGGTTGCCGGGGACAGTGTGACCCTCGACCTGAACCATCCCCTGGCCGGCCAGGACCTGACTTTCGAGATCGTGGTTATCGGGATCAACTGA
- a CDS encoding GHMP kinase: protein MSGSAKGAIKIINSAAPIRICDNGGWTDTWFAGHGRIFNIGVYPIVEVQLEIYPRTATAERIVINAENFGERYALGSSKGGDWDRHPLLEATIRRMNVPDDYAFEITIYSEAPSGAGTGTSAAVTVALVGALDCLTPGRLAPHEIAYTAHSVETEMLDLQSGIQDQLCSTYGGVNYIEMHEYPHATLSRIQVSNSIWWELERRLALIYLGRSHHSSQLHDQVIAGLENEGPGSPKLEPLRETAPASRDALYRGDFSSLGRAMADNTEAQRNLHPDLVSPEADRVIEIARDYGAVGWKVNGAGGDGGSLTLLCSQQSFAQRAMIREIEQESAAFANIPIYLSRHGLRIWEQ, encoded by the coding sequence GTGAGCGGCAGCGCAAAAGGTGCGATCAAGATAATCAACAGCGCCGCGCCGATCCGTATCTGTGACAACGGCGGCTGGACCGACACCTGGTTCGCCGGCCACGGACGGATTTTCAATATCGGCGTCTATCCGATTGTCGAGGTGCAGCTTGAGATTTATCCTCGCACAGCGACGGCGGAGCGGATAGTAATCAACGCGGAAAATTTCGGCGAGCGTTACGCTCTCGGCAGCAGCAAAGGCGGCGACTGGGACCGTCACCCCCTGCTCGAGGCCACTATCCGGCGGATGAACGTGCCGGATGACTACGCGTTTGAAATCACGATTTACAGCGAGGCCCCCAGCGGAGCGGGTACCGGCACCAGCGCCGCGGTGACCGTGGCGCTGGTGGGAGCGCTTGACTGCCTGACTCCCGGCAGGCTGGCGCCTCACGAGATTGCTTATACCGCTCACTCGGTGGAAACAGAAATGCTGGATCTGCAGAGCGGAATCCAGGACCAGCTCTGTTCCACCTACGGCGGAGTCAATTATATCGAGATGCACGAATATCCGCACGCCACGCTGAGCCGGATCCAGGTGTCCAATTCGATCTGGTGGGAACTGGAACGTCGGCTGGCGCTGATTTACCTGGGCAGGTCGCACCACTCCTCTCAGCTGCACGATCAGGTTATCGCCGGGCTGGAAAACGAGGGGCCCGGCAGCCCGAAACTGGAGCCGCTGCGGGAGACAGCCCCGGCCAGCCGCGATGCGCTCTACCGGGGAGATTTCTCGTCGCTGGGCCGCGCGATGGCGGATAATACGGAGGCCCAGCGCAACCTGCATCCCGACCTGGTCAGCCCCGAGGCCGACCGGGTAATCGAAATCGCCAGGGATTATGGAGCGGTGGGCTGGAAAGTTAACGGCGCGGGCGGCGACGGAGGTTCGCTGACCCTGCTGTGTTCACAGCAGTCGTTTGCGCAACGGGCGATGATCCGCGAGATCGAACAGGAGAGCGCTGCTTTCGCCAATATCCCGATCTACCTCAGCCGCCACGGCTTGAGAATCTGGGAACAGTGA
- a CDS encoding sulfurtransferase, translating into MTGSGWTKLLFAALLVIACGASEQHENSSRPLVVANEPAVRYSMLVSTEWLSERLGADELVILHVSARRDGYDREHIPAARYVGWDQITESDGGIANELPPVEKLTLLVRGLGIDRNSRVVIYDEGNGIMAARAYLTLDYLGLGENSALLDGQLVVWKAEGRPLSDITPEVQLSAFQPEVNSNIVAGMDEVQQIVGGGDTPLLDCRPPDQFSGEAPGGDIGRGGHIPGAFNLPVIRSLAGPDNPKLLEIDELRALYSQAGFSGDMPVVSYCRTGRSASLSYFVLKYLGYDARLYDGSFSQWQGVEENPVETGQ; encoded by the coding sequence GTGACCGGTTCAGGCTGGACTAAATTACTATTTGCGGCGCTGCTCGTGATCGCCTGCGGCGCATCCGAGCAGCATGAGAACAGCAGCCGGCCGCTGGTGGTGGCAAACGAACCGGCGGTGCGGTATTCGATGCTTGTTTCGACTGAATGGCTGAGCGAAAGACTCGGCGCGGATGAGCTCGTTATCCTGCATGTATCCGCCAGGCGCGATGGCTACGACAGGGAGCATATTCCCGCAGCCCGGTATGTCGGCTGGGACCAGATTACCGAATCCGACGGCGGGATCGCCAACGAGCTTCCTCCGGTGGAAAAGCTTACCCTGCTGGTCCGCGGCCTGGGGATCGACCGGAACAGCAGGGTGGTGATTTACGATGAGGGGAACGGAATCATGGCCGCCCGCGCTTACTTAACACTGGACTACCTGGGACTGGGAGAAAACTCGGCTTTGCTGGACGGCCAATTGGTGGTCTGGAAAGCGGAGGGACGGCCCTTGAGCGACATCACCCCGGAGGTTCAGCTTTCCGCTTTCCAGCCCGAGGTTAACAGCAATATCGTGGCGGGCATGGATGAGGTTCAGCAGATAGTCGGCGGCGGGGACACTCCCCTGCTGGATTGCCGTCCGCCTGACCAGTTCAGCGGCGAAGCTCCCGGCGGGGATATCGGCCGCGGTGGTCATATCCCCGGAGCGTTCAACCTGCCGGTGATCCGCAGCCTGGCCGGACCGGACAACCCGAAATTGCTGGAAATCGATGAACTCAGGGCACTGTACAGCCAGGCGGGCTTCAGCGGGGATATGCCGGTGGTCAGCTACTGCCGTACCGGCCGAAGCGCATCGCTGAGTTATTTTGTGCTGAAATATCTGGGCTATGATGCGCGGTTATACGACGGGTCGTTCAGTCAGTGGCAGGGTGTGGAGGAAAACCCGGTGGAAACAGGACAATGA